Proteins from a genomic interval of Nostoc sp. TCL240-02:
- a CDS encoding NAD(P)H-quinone oxidoreductase subunit 4 — protein MNIANFPWLTTIILFPIAASLLLPVIPDKEGKTVRWYSLIVGLIDFALIVYAFYTGYDFSNPDLQLVESYPWVPQMGLNWSVGADGLSMPLIILTGFITTLAILAAWPVTFKPKLFYFLILAMYGGQIAVFAVQDMLLFFLVWELELVPIYFLLSIWGGKRRQYAATKFILYTAGGSLFILLSALTMGFYGDTVTFDMRAIALKDFALNFQLALYAGFLIAYAVKLPIIPLHTWLPDAHGEATAPVHMLLAGILLKMGGYALIRMNAQMLPDAHAYFAPVLVVLGVVNIIYAALTSFAQRNLKRKIAYSSISHMGFVMIGIASFTDLGLSGAVLQMVSHGLIGASLFFLVGATYDRTHTLMLDEMGGVAKRMPKIFAMFTTCSMASLALPGMSGFVAELMVFVGFATSDAYSSTFKVIVVFLMAVGVILTPIYLLSMLREIFYGEENKELVSHQALIDAEPREVFIIACLLIPIIGIGFYPKLLTQMYDATTVQLTARLRDSVPTLAQQKDETLKVSLSAPKIGN, from the coding sequence ATGAATATAGCTAATTTTCCGTGGCTGACGACGATTATTCTGTTTCCGATAGCCGCGTCGCTACTTCTTCCCGTCATTCCTGATAAAGAAGGCAAAACAGTGCGCTGGTACTCCCTTATCGTGGGGCTGATAGATTTTGCACTAATTGTTTATGCTTTTTATACTGGGTATGATTTCTCCAATCCAGATTTGCAGTTGGTGGAAAGTTACCCCTGGGTACCACAAATGGGTTTGAATTGGTCAGTAGGGGCAGATGGCTTATCCATGCCCCTAATTATTTTGACTGGATTCATTACCACGCTGGCGATTTTAGCAGCTTGGCCTGTCACCTTCAAGCCCAAGCTATTTTACTTCTTGATTTTGGCGATGTATGGCGGTCAGATTGCCGTGTTCGCCGTCCAGGATATGCTGTTATTTTTCCTGGTGTGGGAACTGGAACTAGTACCGATATACTTTCTGCTGTCGATTTGGGGAGGTAAAAGGCGGCAATATGCAGCAACCAAATTCATTTTATACACTGCTGGCGGCTCGCTGTTTATTTTGCTATCTGCCCTGACAATGGGATTTTACGGCGATACGGTGACGTTTGACATGAGAGCGATCGCCTTAAAAGATTTTGCCCTGAATTTCCAACTAGCCCTCTATGCTGGCTTCCTGATTGCTTACGCCGTCAAGTTGCCGATTATTCCCTTGCACACCTGGCTACCTGATGCCCACGGTGAAGCTACAGCCCCCGTACACATGTTATTAGCAGGTATTCTCTTGAAAATGGGCGGTTACGCCTTAATTCGGATGAATGCCCAGATGCTCCCCGATGCCCACGCTTATTTTGCACCAGTGTTGGTGGTTTTGGGGGTAGTTAATATCATCTACGCTGCCTTAACATCCTTTGCCCAGCGAAACCTGAAGCGAAAAATTGCCTACTCCTCAATTTCTCACATGGGCTTTGTGATGATTGGTATTGCCTCCTTCACCGATTTGGGATTGAGTGGGGCAGTATTACAAATGGTTTCCCACGGGTTAATTGGGGCGAGTTTGTTCTTCCTGGTTGGCGCAACCTATGATCGCACTCACACCCTAATGCTGGATGAAATGGGCGGTGTTGCGAAGAGAATGCCGAAGATTTTCGCCATGTTCACCACCTGCTCAATGGCTTCTTTGGCATTGCCAGGGATGAGCGGTTTCGTGGCAGAATTGATGGTATTTGTGGGCTTTGCTACTAGCGATGCTTATAGCTCTACCTTCAAAGTCATTGTAGTATTCTTGATGGCAGTGGGAGTGATTTTAACTCCGATTTATCTGCTGTCGATGTTGCGAGAAATTTTCTACGGAGAAGAGAACAAGGAATTAGTTTCTCACCAAGCTTTGATAGATGCTGAACCTCGTGAAGTATTTATCATTGCCTGTTTGTTGATTCCAATTATTGGGATTGGTTTCTATCCAAAATTGCTGACTCAAATGTATGACGCGACAACTGTACAATTGACTGCAAGATTGCGTGATTCAGTGCCGACATTAGCACAGCAAAAAGATGAAACCCTAAAAGTTTCTTTGAGTGCGCCGAAAATTGGTAATTAA
- a CDS encoding DUF4351 domain-containing protein has protein sequence MRYVTTEPFTNFNQTLFRGFLPLFLRLLQRPLGELSPQLQKHMQSISLNQLETLGETLLNFTTMEDLLHWLQTNLSISLIIYF, from the coding sequence ATCAGATATGTCACTACAGAGCCATTCACGAATTTTAATCAAACACTTTTTAGAGGTTTTTTACCATTATTTTTAAGGTTATTACAAAGACCATTGGGAGAATTATCACCACAATTGCAAAAACACATGCAATCTATTTCTTTAAATCAATTAGAAACCCTTGGCGAAACTTTGTTAAATTTTACTACTATGGAAGATTTACTTCATTGGTTGCAAACAAATCTATCAATCAGCTTAATAATCTATTTTTAG
- a CDS encoding Uma2 family endonuclease, with protein sequence MLNYNPLHCLPSSEELPDSNDTPVDNEVQNLIPGLLKTTLALVWCDRWDWFFGVDMGIYYHPDKPAIVPDGFLSLGVKRVIDEDLRLSYVLWEEKKLPILALEVVSQIYREEHSSKKELYAKELGILYYVVYSPLRRKKTPLEVYHLVDGEYILMSGNPVWLPEIGLGIGRERGIYQGIVREWLYWYDEEGQKLLTPEERIREAEERAAFEEERRVEAEQKVKMLIERLNALGLDPETLL encoded by the coding sequence ATGTTAAACTACAATCCACTACATTGTTTGCCATCTTCCGAAGAGCTACCCGACTCAAATGATACCCCTGTGGATAATGAAGTCCAAAATTTAATTCCCGGCTTACTGAAAACGACACTGGCTTTAGTTTGGTGCGATCGTTGGGATTGGTTTTTTGGTGTTGATATGGGTATTTATTATCACCCAGACAAACCAGCCATTGTCCCTGATGGGTTTCTCAGCTTAGGAGTTAAACGTGTAATTGATGAGGACTTACGCTTAAGTTATGTGCTGTGGGAAGAAAAAAAGCTGCCAATTTTAGCACTAGAAGTTGTTTCTCAAATTTATCGGGAAGAACATAGCAGCAAGAAAGAACTCTATGCTAAAGAATTAGGAATTTTGTACTATGTTGTGTATAGTCCCCTTCGCCGGAAAAAGACGCCTTTGGAGGTGTATCACCTAGTTGATGGGGAATATATCTTAATGTCAGGAAATCCCGTTTGGCTACCAGAAATTGGTTTAGGAATTGGGCGAGAACGGGGAATTTATCAAGGTATAGTCCGGGAATGGCTTTACTGGTATGACGAGGAAGGGCAAAAATTGCTCACACCAGAAGAACGGATTAGGGAAGCGGAAGAACGCGCAGCTTTTGAAGAAGAGCGACGAGTGGAAGCAGAACAAAAAGTGAAAATGTTAATTGAAAGGTTGAATGCGCTTGGTCTCGATCCAGAAACTTTGTTATAG